In Euphorbia lathyris chromosome 10, ddEupLath1.1, whole genome shotgun sequence, the DNA window TCACAAATTTAAATGCTGAATTATATTACCGAGTAATTATTTATATGAATTTTGTTTACAACAAATTATCATATTGCTAGAATTTCCATACATACATTGGAAGGCCCAAAGattaatttttttctatttatgtaGGTATATACTTTTGAGTGTCACTTTGCttagtttttaataaaaataaaaataattagaaaaaCCAGAATGAAGACATCCTCCTCCGGCCATTTAACGGAATCTACCTTTGGAAATATTCcgttataaacaaaaaaaaagaatttgttTTTATCTAAATATGATTGCAAAGTGTTTGTTTTTATTCCATTTCATTCCtttcacaaaaattaaaaaaaattaattaattaatcagcAACTCCACCAAGTTGGGAATGACCTTCGAATTCATCttcttattataattatatgacATCTGTTCATCTCTCCATTCCttaaatttctttaatatctcttCCTCCATTTTATGCACGTCTTTTTCCTTCAAAGATGTtatgttatttatatattgatatatgatataaatataaaaactaatAATCATATCAAATAAACTTGCAAAGAAAGCCTAATATTATGACCAGATTATTTTCGAGACTGATGCTAAAATCGTAGTTGAGGTTATTTTTTCCACTACGAGGGACCTGACAGAATTTGAAAATGTGATTGTAGAAACGAAATCCATTCTACTTTTGTGTCCAAGCTTTTCTGTGGTTTTTGTTTCAAGAGATGTTCGATCCTATGCTAATTTTTTCATTCATTATTTGTTTACTGTAATTATTAGGAACAGTCTAATTAGAATGTCCCTGacagtttttaataaaatttatgaacttctctttcaaaaaaaacttGCAAAGCTAGCtaattatttctataaaatGTACAATCGTGTCTAACAGAATTTCAATTTCCCAAGTAATAAAGATTGTTTGATCAATTGGGTCCAATTTTGATTGGGCCAATTTCGAGTTTAAAACAGGCCTTTAACACAAGTATGTGACTGAGGCCGGCGCTGCTTTGAACATTAAAGCCGGTCATTCATTGGAGAGGCCGGCCAGCAATCACAGAAACCAATATTTTCACAATTCTTGTACCGGTGATGGAAAATTATAGATAGTGAGTGTTCCAATTAACCAAGATAGCTTATAAGCTATTCGAGTTTGGCTCAATCAAAACTTGACTCAATAAGGCTGGATTCGAGACATTAACAAACCAAATATGAATTTCTTTAAGTTTGGTTCGAAAGCTTATAAATAAATTCGATTATATTTTTAGTTACTACAATCATGGATTCTAACTCTTAAATAATCATAACTCAcaaaagtcaaaaaaaaaaaaaaacgtttaatGATTGCTTTAAGGCTTTGTGTAATCCAGAAATTggaaattcaaaattcaaaatagaAAACTTAAAAACTAATGCTCATAAGCCACTATACCAATAACAAAACCATCCGTAATATATGAGTTTCTTCTCTTCTCTAACAACTTAAAAATTGTTACTTTTCTTAGAGCTCGGCCATCAtagttgtttgtttgttttaatataTAAGCTTGATCAAAGCTAGACTCATAATACTAAACCTATTCAGGCTCGATCTGGATTCGGTTCGTAAAACCCCTAACTCTAATCATATGGATGCTTATTTGAAAGTTTTGGAATGTCTTTATCCTAATCAATGGAGTTTTTCAATGGAGTTTTTCGTTGCGCAATGGGTGCTCAAACCCCCTCCTGATCAGAATCTACTCATACCAAACTATATCACTTGGATTTTATGTATGAGTCAACTACAGGTAAAGCTACCCTCCTGATCAGAATCTGCTCATACCAAACTATATCACTTGGATTTTATGTATGAGTCAACTACAGGTAAAGCTATAATCGAGTCGAGTGGAGCCAAACTTTAACCTGTTCATGCTTGGCTTATTAGGAAATTAACAAGAGCTCTTTTGTGAGCAACTCGTGAATTTTTATCATGAACTTCgctcattaattatgttatttgaaatttctttaatataaaatttcatAGTTTTTAAACCTAGAAAATTAAAGTTTACACAAAACTacgttgttttacattttcttttttataaaacttcttactattaaataaataatggaACCAAATTTACTCACAAGcctgttcatgaacattataatcaaaCTAGTTTATAAACCTATAACCAAGCCTGCACGCAAGCCTTGGAGTCGAGTTTCACCGTGCTCAAACTCAGCTCGTTTATAAGCCGACCAGATCGAGCTTTTACAGCCCTAACTACAGAAGATATCTAACCTGAAAAGGCAGTGTGCtttttgaaaaatgaaaaacaagtTGCAAAAAGATGGAGACGAGTCGAGTCATAAGCAAAATGTCCATGCAGCAACAATTTAATTTACAATCTAAGGTCATTTCCACTACTCTTATCAACACAGTTAGTTGACATGTTCGCAATACTATTTGTACACTTGGAACTTGAAATTTTAACCATGAGATCAACTACCTCATAAAAACTGAACATACCAACTTTCAGTTTCAGCTCCATATGCCGTACCCAGTTATGCCATGGGGATCACCCCAAACCATAGATGCTGTCACTGGCTCCATACTTGCTATCTGTTTCTTACTTCCAGCTGTAGATCCTTCCAGAGTCACCCCTCCGGGACTCTCATTCGAAGTTAGGCAACTTTCTGTCGAACAATCAGCTCCTTGGTGATGCAGACTAGATGGCGTTTCTTCTTGCCCATGCAAGTCTCCTGCTGCTTCTGTTTCAGTTTGTAAGGAGTAAAAGCCGAGTGGGTCAATGGAGACTCTGGGAGTCTTTGTCCCTAAACCCTTCTGGCTGTCTATGTCCATAAATGTACCTCCAAGAAATTGATCAGCAAGCATCTTACAAGCCCTCTCAAGCATCGCCAAATATCTCCGTTCTGCATCCTGACGAATTTGCACATGTTTCTCTGCCTACATATCAAGGTGGGAGGGAAGATCAGCTAGCTTGAGTCAGGATCTTGCCAAAATGAAAGAAATTCAAAGccaaatccaatttttttataattatcttGTTGAAAAAGATGAAGGTTTTGTTAATTATCAAAGAAAGTTTTTGTCAGTGTTGAAGCTTGATTCGGCATTTATCGGAAAAAAGGTTACCCAGAGGACCATAATTATCAGATATATCCAATGTGCCCAACCTGGAGATTATACTACACGGAAAACATTCTAAAATCAGACAGGAAGTATAAATCATTCCAAAATGAGAAGATTCACCTCAACTTGGAGATATAATTTACTTTGGACTTCCATTTGTACTCTTAATGCCTCCTTGACTTCATAACCCCTAAACATGACATTTGTATATTTAGCAGCTCCGCACATCAGAGAATTTTTAGGGAAGGAAGAAAAATTTCCTTACTCATTCATATCAGAAGAATCATCTGGAGAAGCATTATTGCTGCTGGGATTTTCTACCAAGTACGAGCCAGGCAATCCTTCCATAAAAACGCGGGGAAAGTCAATTCGgataaaacagaaaagaaaaaagacatTCTATTTAGATTTTAGGTTTCCAAtcatatgatatttttttttatcagtgtCCAAATCAGAATCTTAGATTGATGAAGAAGCAAAATTATGTTGATGCTATCATACACTGTGAAGGAACAGAATGAATATTGCAGGACCTACCGTCTTTTGCAACTTCACTCATATCCTTCCCTGATTGCTTACCCAATCTGTATTTCTGCAATACATAAGAAACATACACATTGACAACTAAAAAAACGTTCCATTTCAACCAACATTAGAATAACTAATAGCATGATATGAGGAAAATTACACAACAATGACATAATACCTGGAGGTGAC includes these proteins:
- the LOC136209462 gene encoding protein PHR1-LIKE 2-like isoform X2, which produces MFQRPIQPYHGGAGPALGIVGHQEDMQLQMANHTHTPDTQTIGAGEPCLVLTSDPKPRLRWTADLHERFVDAVAQLGGANTTPKAIMRTMNVKGLTLFHLKSHLQKYRLGKQSGKDMSEVAKDGLPGSYLVENPSSNNASPDDSSDMNEGYEVKEALRVQMEVQSKLYLQVEAEKHVQIRQDAERRYLAMLERACKMLADQFLGGTFMDIDSQKGLGTKTPRVSIDPLGFYSLQTETEAAGDLHGQEETPSSLHHQGADCSTESCLTSNESPGGVTLEGSTAGSKKQIASMEPVTASMVWGDPHGITGYGIWS
- the LOC136209462 gene encoding protein PHR1-LIKE 2-like isoform X1; protein product: MFQRPIQPYHGGAGPALGIVGHQEDMQLQMANHTHTPDTQTIGAGEPCLVLTSDPKPRLRWTADLHERFVDAVAQLGGANKATPKAIMRTMNVKGLTLFHLKSHLQKYRLGKQSGKDMSEVAKDGLPGSYLVENPSSNNASPDDSSDMNEGYEVKEALRVQMEVQSKLYLQVEAEKHVQIRQDAERRYLAMLERACKMLADQFLGGTFMDIDSQKGLGTKTPRVSIDPLGFYSLQTETEAAGDLHGQEETPSSLHHQGADCSTESCLTSNESPGGVTLEGSTAGSKKQIASMEPVTASMVWGDPHGITGYGIWS